The Nematostella vectensis chromosome 6, jaNemVect1.1, whole genome shotgun sequence region GCTCTCATATACGGGAAAAACCTTAGAGTCATACATTTAAAGCATATTCTCATTTTAATCTCTTTTTTATTCAATGTCATTCATCCTCTTCTACCAACAAAACAGACCCTTTTCCCGTTTCTATTCACTTTGCAGTCTATTGGGAATGTCTTTGTTTGTTCTTTAGGGCTattcttttgttatttttatattgcttacttttcttttcttctttcgtTCCTTACTGTAATAGTTATGGCAACGCTTCAGTCTGAGCAGTGGACACAAAaataatgagaaaaaaaaaacacgacaaTTGCATTACGCTGTCCTCCTCTCATGTCAGTGAAAAGCAAGGATTCTTTTTATCATCAACTTTATTCACCATAATTGTGTCGACAATCCCCTCGTGGGGAAGGCACGACCTCAACAAATGTCAGTTATATGAGGGCGGACTAGTGGTGTtcgttgtggtggtgatggttgtagTGAGGGTGGGTGGTGTAAGGGTGTCGTCAAAAGTTATGCTATTCGCATCTTCGAGTGTAAAAGATCTTAGACCCTGACCTTATGTCGCGTGATTGAAACAGTTGTTCAACTGAGCTACTCTAAACGAGTGGAAAAATAGAATGTCGAGTTAAGGGCTGGACGTATCGTTAGAAGGATGCTTGAGAGCTAAAGAGATCATGTTCTGATGAAGACTTTTTTGATTAATGCAGTTCACAAATGAACCTGAAGCAAGCTGTGTCAACAAAACTGTATCTtgacaatttgtttttttgggaACAGACTTTCTGCCTCTATTCCGAAGTGCCTATAGTTGTCCTTAAAAAGGAGGCCGCTCTTTCTGtttatataatattttctCTTCAATTATCGTTCTAGCAATTTCTGCCTAAGTCatcattattgttttattgttgtCGTCGTAATAAAATCTTATGTATATTCGTTTTTATAGGGGTAAGGGACATAAAATaagcagataaaaaaaaacaagcggTTATCAGAACGACTAGCTTTTTGTATAAAATGAAATGCCTTTGACTTGCGTTTGCCTGAAATAGAAACCTTTATTAAAGGTGAAACAAGACTCATTTTCCGATCCTTCGACACACATTTCTATTTACTTTATGGCACGCTATATGCAGTTAAAGCAATTTTCTCTCACCAATAACTCTTCCTTGGTAATTGAAAATTTGATGAGGCCCTGAGTATACATTTTCCGTGCATTTGCCGTGATTACAGTAATAAGCAATAGTAAAGAGCTTATTTTCTCCAAAATgaaattttcttttgtttctatttttcaTTTACTGTTTCTTTACTTCCAGCAAGCAGAATTACGCAAAAGCATTTTGACGAAATATAAATAGATAGTTTATCTCTAAACATTTTATGCTTCCCACATACAATTACTTTCTCTCAAAAAAGCCAatcaaagaaatgtttttacTATAACAAAACTTGTAATAAATGCACAATTTCCATCCTGGTAGTTCAAGGAAAGACCTGCTGAAGTTTTAgatggctttttaagatataaaGGATGTGGTACAATCATAATAGGTTCTGAAATACGAAAAGGACGCAGTTGGAATGGCAGTGGAGCCCGCGGCAAACCTCCAAGACACTTTTTTTAGGTTGGCTTAAGGTACCAAGACATCTAGTGGATTGGACTTTTCCCTTTTgcatgaaataataaaaattaaatgatACATATCAGAGGTTAATATAGATTTTTCAAATTAGTAAGAGTTTACCCAAAAGTGATTGATGGTTAGCTAGAATTTTACAGCAATTTACTATAAATACAGCTGAAACATCAAGCAAAGGGTTGTTTTATGTGCATCTACAACCGCATTTCAATATCGTGAAAGAGTCACCTAGAGATGAGATAAAAGGGGATACAAGAAGAGACCCTTGTGTctgtattgttgttataatCACCGATAAGTTCGACAACAAGCTGACTTGGGGTTTTTTGGTTGTGGAAAAATAGCACATGGCTCGTTCGTCATTTTTATCCCAGACATGCTTCGCTAATAATATTCAACAGATTAAGAGTCCCTACATCATTAAAGAAATATCCTCTGTTCACATGAGCGGATATCAATTGCGATAAGCCATTTCCCTATGATTTTTTACCGTTCTCAACAGATTAGCGGCGAGTGTACATCACTAAAACTGCAGAACACAGAAACTGCCCGGCATTTACACAGAAATATTTACAATATACCATCAATTCTAGAAGTCAAGGCGCTGAAGAGAAATTTCATGGATGAACAAATACCATTATGTTTATATACACAGTTGACTTTTTCATGACTACTAGGAAACCTAATCCGGGGAAAGATGTTATTTACAGGGCCCGCGGAGCGGGCGTGATCTTGGTATTGCCAACTCTTTGGCCATAACTGACCGCGGAGCCGCGGCGGCCATGTATGTCTTTCCTCTCGCCGATTTCTGGTATTGCTCGGGCAATACCGGCAATACCGGTTCCGCGGTCCCTGATTTAAAAGAGGCTAAAGTCAGGAAAATTTTGTTAACGCTCGACTTAGAATATAAATCTTGAACGTACACAAAAGTATTTTtagtaaaatattttctcaGTCACCGGCTCATACGATAGGAAAGATATCCTGCAAATAATAACACAGTACAAGGCTGTATACTTTactttaattattatttgttttttttgtttctatatCTCGCTTTTTCGTGCATATTCACGATGCCTTAGATAATGTACGAGAAAGGCTATACTCTATATAGTGAACAGTAACTCTTTATTCGACACCTCTAGAAAGTCATATAAATATACAGTTTGTAATATGAGTTGATAATCAAGGGCCGATGGCCTGCAATTTTTAAATTATGAAATATAATTGTTTCCCATATAAATTATAATTGTGTCTCATATGAATTATAATTGTGTCTCATACATGTCAGagatatttcaattttttgaTGTATTTAATCCTTTCTCACACGTCTTTCCTTTGATATGTTTTGAGAGGTTGGAGCTTCGGAAAAGCCGCCTTAGAGTTAAGTTTCTGCCTCCCTAGTCGTTTGTgtttcatttgtgaaagtgAGTTGTGGCCTCATTGCGTCCGGTAGACCCTTCACCATCTATCTGGTTGATATTTTGGCACTTGATGCATCTTAACATTGCCTCCCTGACTTCTTTGCGCATTAACCCGTACAGCAGCGGATTAAAAAAAGCCGTGCTGGATGCTAGCGCCGCGCAAACAGTGTTCCCTATTTTCAGTTTCCGCGCGTGGACCAGCACTTCTTGTTTGGGAAGACTGAGTTTGATGAAGATCTCGCAAACAGTCATTACAAAAAACGGTAACCACGTAAGTACAAAGGTGCCGACCAGCAGACCAATTATGCGCGCGGTTTTTAGCTTTTTTGCGAAGCTTCTGGTGCTACGACCGTCGAGGTTCGGATCGTTAGCGGCGATCTGACGCGAGTGGGCACGCGCGATCACATAAATCTTCACGTTCACGAACAACACGCAGGTAAACGGCACGCTAAACACCAGCGCGAATCGCACGACTTGAAATATTTGCTCGGGGTGGTCTTCACGGATGGAAAACCGGACTGCTTCTTGAGCGATGGATATGAGCCAAATACAGGCGATGATTATACCGACCCGGCGCGGAGACACTTTTGCTTCATACGTTAACGGCCTGGTGATTGTAAAGAAGCGATCAAGAGTCACGGCGCACAAATTGAGCAGTGACGCGACGCCGAGGATCGGGAAAAGAGGATCCAGGAGGTGAGATAGTACCCTCGGCTGTAGAACATCGTGGATCTGCAACGGAATAACCACCGCTGCCATCAGAAGGTCAGCTAACGCCAGACTTAAGACGAACGTGTTTGTAACAGTCCTGAGTCTGCGGGCTTGTAGAATAGTCGCGATGACACAGATATTCATGGATAGCCCCAGTGCCATGATCGTAGCAAAGTAGGCAATGAGCAAGCCAGTTTGTTTTGAACTCGAGGACTCATCAGTAAACGGTGGCTCGGTAGGAAAAGGTCCTCTTGAGCAGTTCAACTCTAGAAGTATCAGTGACCAGTAGCCAACCTGATGCGAGATGTTCAGGGAGCTTACGTACGTCATGTTGACGCCGAAATCTTCCAGGAAAGTTTGGTTGAAGCCGCATCCAGCGAGCTGGGCAAGCATATCAATTGAAATAAAGTCTGTATTACCGATATGGCTAACGCTGTTTCCGCCGCCGTCTGTTAGAAATACAGGTGGAACAGGAGGCGGTGGATGTGGCGGGGTAGCCATTTTACGAGTTTTAGACACGATATTGCAGAAACACAGCCAAGAATAAGCGTGTAAGCATTAAAAGCGGTACTTTGAGTAGATTATGTCAACTCGCGGTTGGTTATTGGCGCAGAGCGAATGAGTAAGCCCACTTACACGGCGCGATATGTACCAATTACAGGGATATTTTCCAGAACCTTTTTGTAGCTCCAGGGTAACCAACGCAGTATAATGAACGACGCGTAATGCGGAGCCTCAATAAAACAGGCGGGCATTTTTTTAGTTACCAAGCTTCAAGGGTTAGTAAAGTGACAGCTCGGTGACAGGGCGCATTTGATTGGTGCTTGGGTGGCATGGGGAGAGACTGTGTTTGAATAAAACTATTATGAGGGAAACAGGAAAAAGGATATGACAGAAAGAACCCGCTTTTGACGAGTTTGTTCACCTGCGCATGCAGCAAAAGAGAATATAATAGATGCATTCTTTTCTATAAAACAAAAGTCTTTTTTACTCCATATGTATCTTGTGCACTGATTAAAGACGAGGTGAAATCGGATTGGTGAGAAAAACGTGGTGCAACAAAGACATGCAAAAATGTCCTAAGCCTCACTTATCTTATATCACCATTAATGTCGACAAATTTCGTAATGTAATGGTAAATTAAGAGCAAAATTGACATGTTTTGAATTCGTCACCTGAAATTGGATgctttgcttgtttttttctctaacGGAGGGAAAGTACACAAAAAGCAAGAATTATACTGAACaacaatataaataaaatttctTCAAATGGAGAAAATGCTGTGGAAAAGAACACAATTTCAAAAGATTTAACAAAATAGAAGACAAGAGTTCTTAAAAAGGCTTGCAGTTGTATACTACAAGTGGTtgactattattattattattattattattattattattattattattattattattattattattattattattattattattattatgattaaaAGACTTTTTGGAAAATATATGACTATTTTCGTCTAGCTTCACTTAACTTATATCACCATTAATGTCGACAAATTTCGTAATGTAATGGAAAATGAAAAGCAAAATGGCTTTGTGACATTCACAATTGACAAGTTTTGAATTTGTCACTTGAAATTGGATgctttgcttgtttttttctctaacGGAGGGAAAGTAAACAAAAACGCAAGAGTTATACTGAACaacaatataaataaaattgtcATTCTTTTCAAATGGAGAAAGGGCTGTGGAGAAGAACACAATTTCAAAAGATTTaacaaaatagaaaacaaaacttGAAATCGCATAAAATTGACCACCAAAAGTTGGGAAGGTTTTATCTATTCATTCATAGAGAACATTAAAACAGGGGGGTTCAGTTCAGGAAAGGCTGGTTTACAGGAGGTGCTAGGCTCTTGATTAGTCTGCTGACAAAGTCAACGTCAAATGAAATGAACTGAATCTACGCGTCACATAATCAACGCGGATAAAAGGTCTCAAGCGGAACTAGACGGGCCCATAGACAAGATTTTGAGCGGtggttcgtttacccatttagcggaccattttctcttaattacaaaaacgtaggaagaaaccaccggacagcctctatctgctggtaTGCGTCGGACCTTCTGGTctgtgaaaaaataagaaataaccacgactccatccgcaaagcaagagaagccacactgatcgctcgcgctggcactcttgaacccggtggcctcaaccggcgtgaagaaaccgtttagctgtttagtaatccacaccaccctatttaccatcttccataagttactccttactcaattactatttttaccttttgttagttaatcatcaattaACTTTGTACATAAACTAGctgtaacatgccattgtaaatcat contains the following coding sequences:
- the LOC5515174 gene encoding 5-hydroxytryptamine receptor 1A, with protein sequence MATPPHPPPPVPPVFLTDGGGNSVSHIGNTDFISIDMLAQLAGCGFNQTFLEDFGVNMTYVSSLNISHQVGYWSLILLELNCSRGPFPTEPPFTDESSSSKQTGLLIAYFATIMALGLSMNICVIATILQARRLRTVTNTFVLSLALADLLMAAVVIPLQIHDVLQPRVLSHLLDPLFPILGVASLLNLCAVTLDRFFTITRPLTYEAKVSPRRVGIIIACIWLISIAQEAVRFSIREDHPEQIFQVVRFALVFSVPFTCVLFVNVKIYVIARAHSRQIAANDPNLDGRSTRSFAKKLKTARIIGLLVGTFVLTWLPFFVMTVCEIFIKLSLPKQEVLVHARKLKIGNTVCAALASSTAFFNPLLYGLMRKEVREAMLRCIKCQNINQIDGEGSTGRNEATTHFHK